In the Bacillus sp. FJAT-42376 genome, GTCCGCTTATCCATAAGGAAGGAAAGGATCCGTCTGAAATCTCAAGAAAAGATGAAATCTGGACATCCAACTCCGGTCTGATTACCATCGCAGGAGGAAAGCTGACCGGCTACCGGAAAATGGCCGAGCATATCGTGAACCTTGTAGCAGAACGGTTAAAAGACGAAACAGGAAAAGACTTCGGCAAATGCAAAACAAAAAACATGCCGATTTCAGGCGGACATGTCGGAGGAGCATCCAGCTTCCAGCAGTTCAAAAAGGTGAAAACAGAAGCCGGCCAAAAGCATGGACTAACAGAACAGGAAGCAGAACGCCTTGCCCAGCGATACGGCTCCAATGTGGATCAAGTATTTGAAATTCTGGACGGCGTAAAGGAAGAAGCGGCCCGCCTGCAGGTTCCTGCATACGTTCTTGCCGCTGCAGAATACGCGATTACGGAAGAACTGGCTGCTACACCGGCTGACTTCTTCGTCCGCCGCACAGGCGCTGTCTACTTTAACATTGACTGGGTTCGGAGCTACAAAGAACCTGTCATAGATTACATGGCCAGCCGCCTCAGCTGGACGGATGAACAGAAACGAATCTATACCGAGCAATTGAACGAGCAAATCGATTTTGCGGTCGTGCCGCTCGCTGAATAATTTTGACTGCCCCGATGACCCGGGGCGGTTTTTTTTTGTGTATATAAGGGTATGGTATGGGGTTGAACCGGTTTACGGGCACCATCCGGAAGACTGAGGTCCAAACAAAGCTGTGTTCGGGAAAGATTTAGTCCGAATTGATGTCGCCTAAGGGCGATTCGACACAGCCTGACAAAGTTCGGCCCGGAGGACACGGACCATGGCCCCACACCAGGCAAAACCCGCCCCCATCCCTGCTTTTATGATAAAATAATCAAGAACATGCGGCTCTTTTTCGTGCGAAACAGCAGGAGAGCGCGGCATGGATGGAGAAACCGTATAGAAGGATAAAACTTAGCACTTCAGGAGGTAAACGATGAACTGGACACAAAGCTATGAGCGCTGGAAAAACCAAACCAATCTTGACCCTGAACTATTGGATCTGCTTGTCAGTTTCAAAGATGATGAAAAACAGCTGGAGGATTGCTTCTACAAGGATCTGGAGTTTGGTACAGGCGGTATGCGCGGAGAAATCGGACCGGGCACAAACCGAATGAACATTTATACAGTTCGAAAAGCTTCCGAAGGCTTGGCAAAATACATAGAATCTTTCGGTGAGGAAGCGAAAAAGAGAGGCGTGGCAATCGCATACGATTCCCGTCATAAATCTCCTGAGTTTGCGATGGAAGCAGCGAAAACGCTTGCGACACATGGCATTCAAACATACGTATTTGATGAGCTTCGCCCGACCCCTGAGCTTAGCTTCGCGGTTCGCGAGCTGAATGCTTTTTCAGGAATCGTTTTAACGGCAAGCCACAACCCGCCTGAATACAACGGCTACAAAGTATACGGCGAAGACGGCGGCCAGCTTCCGCCTGCTGCGGCAGACGAAGTAATCGCAAAAGTTAATGAGCTTGAGGACGAGCTGTCCATAGAAGTGAAGGATGAATCAAGTCTGAAAGAAGCAGGCCTTATTAAAATCATCGGGGAAGAAATCGATGTAAAATATACAGAGAAATTGACCTCCATTTCGGTGAACCCGGACCTGTCCAAGGAAGTTGACGTGAAGGTTGTATTCACACCGCTTCACGGAACAGCAAACAAACCGGTAAGACGGGGCTTGGCGGCATTAGGCTACGAGAACGTTACAATTGTAAAAGAGCAGGAGCTTCCTGACCCTGATTTTTCAACCGTGAAATCTCCCAATCCTGAAGAGCATGCCGCGTTTGAACTGGCCATTCGGGATGGCGAAGCAGCCGGGGCAGATATCCTCATTGCAACCGATCCGGATGCAGACCGTCTAGGAATTGCAGTGAAAAACGAAGAAGACGAATATGTGGTTCTCACAGGGAACCAAACAGGCGCAATCCTTCTTCACTACTTGCTGTCTGAGAAAAAAGCAAAGGGCATCCTTCCGGAAAACGGCATTGTCCTGAAGACCATCGTGACGTCTGAAATCGGACGGGAAGTGGCTTCTTCTTTCGGACTGGAAACATTGGATACCCTCACCGGCTTCAAATTCATCGGGGAAAAAATCCGCGAATACGAAGAGTCTGGAGAGTATACCTTCCAATTCGGATATGAAGAAAGCTACGGCTATTTAATCGGCGATTTTGCCCGTGATAAAGATGCGATTCAGGCCGCCTTGCTCGCAGTGGAAGTATGTGCCTTCTATAAAAAGAAAGGCATGACCCTTTATCAGGGATTGCTTGAAATTTTCGCGCAGTACGGCTACTTCAAAGAAGGATTAAAATCATTGACGCTGAAAGGCAAAGAAGGCGCTGAGCAAATCCAGGACATCCTTGCTGCCTTCCGTTCCAACCCGCCAGCTGAAATCGCCGGCAAAAAAGTAACCATTATCGAGGATTACAAAACCAGCGAAAGACAGCGGAACGATTCCGGCGAAAAAGAACAAATCGATCTTCCAAAATCCAATGTGCTGAAATATTTCCTCGAAGACGGCACGTGGTTCTGCCTGCGTCCATCCGGAACAGAACCAAAAATCAAATTCTACTTCGCCGTTAAAGGCACGTCCCTCGAAGACGCCGAACAGCGCCTTGCGCACGTAGAACAATCCGTTATGGAAACGGTAGAAGAGATCATTGGAAACAAGGCAGGAAAATAATCGGGTATACAAAAACGCTTGGATCTGATCCAAGCGTTTTTTTTGTGGGGTGATCGTTCTGTTGTTGTGGCTTGCTGTGGCGGGGAGGCAGTCAGGATTCACTCCAGTAATGCCGTGGCGGGGGTCAGTCCCCACATTCATCACCGCAGCAGGGGACAGAGACTAAGTCCGATGAGCCCTTATGCAGCAAGGGATTGGGAGATAGGTGCCGGAGCTTTCGTACGGTAAAATGTAAGGGGACTGGCACGGTGCCAGTCCCCACATTCATCACCGCAGCGGGGGACAGAGGCAAAGTCCGATGATCCCTTGTGCAGCAAGGGTTTGCAGGAGAGGTACCAGAGCTTTAGTACGGTGAAATAGCAGGGGACAGGCACCGCCAGCTGAAAAAAGCGAGCCGCCACCCGCCACCCGCCCAAAACGAGCCATCAGCCGCACCCACTCCAAAGTCCACCGTCCCATTCCGCCCCAACCGCGTTTTTATTCCCCTTGAGAAGAACAGGCAGACGCAGACTCCATGAGCCGCTCCAAATCCTGATCCATGATAAACATTTCGATGCGTTCGCCGGTTTTTGTGCTGATATCGCTATGGCTGGACAGAACTTTGCAGCCGGTCAGTCCTTCAATGATTTCTTCGTATTTTTCGCTGTACATTTCCCTCAGCAGCTGTCTCATGTGCTTGACGAGTTTTCGGCCGTCATCCCGTTCGACCAGGTGCTTCTCTTCAACCGTCATGACTCCTTTGAATCGGGTAATGACCATGTCCCTCATGATATACGTTTTGGCTTCTTGAGGACCTCTGCCGATCAGCTCGCGCTGAAATTTGATTAATGCTTCGCTTACGTCTGCTTCCAGTTTCTTTTTCGTTGTATAAGGCAAACCCATGTCCTCCATAACCCGTTTGATTTCCAGCTAATCTTAATCAGGAGGAAAAAGTTTGTCAACAGGAGAAAAATGGAGAAATAATGTGAAAAGTTTATCCTGGGTTGCGATATTAATGAATAAAGGCAAAATATAAGGAAATATGAATGGATATGATGATTAACCAGGTATTTACTTTGCTGTTCAGCAGGATTAAAATAAATCTCGTAAGAAACAATTAAAGACGGCTTAGTCCCTGTCACACAGGGAACGGAGGAACCAATTTTTTGGGGTTAATTCTGCAGCAGCAGAAAGGATGAGAAACTCTTTCGCCATCCTACCCGTCAGCTAACTTCGTCGGCTAAAGCGAAGGAGGTCCATGACCGCCTTAAGTAAGGTGTTTTTTTATGGAGTTTTTTAATAAACTCTGCAAAAAAAACCTTCATTCCGCTGGTCTTTTTATTTTGCTTACAAACTGAACATGTGAATGGATAAGTGAAAAAGTCTGGGAGACTGGACGTAAAGGAAGCTTCTGGCTTGCTGGACGTAACGTAGACCAATGAGTGCTTTTTCTCCGAATCAACAAATCTTTGCTTGGCCCTGCCCATCAGGTGCCGGAGCTTTCTTAAGATTTGCCCGGGGAAGGAGTAAGCATTGGTCTATTTTTTGTTTTCGGGACTGCTCCATCCCCTGGAGGGAGCACTCAGGAGAACAATCGGCGGAGGCAGCCGCCTTCCTGCTTATCATTCATTGAACTCAATTTGGGAGGTCGCGTATGGACATTGCAGCGATAGGGATCGCCGTTATATGCTTCGGTCTGTTTTACGGATTTATCGTATTTTGTGAAAAAGTCATAAAAGAATAGGAGTGGCGGAATGATCTTTTTACTGATTCTCGTACTTGGTTTGTCAGCCTACTTAATTGATGCCCTTATTCATCCTGAAAAATATTAATTCGAATGCCGGAGGAGAAAATCATGGATTTTGTTCAAATAGGAGTTGTCCTGCTGCTTGTCGTGCTGCTGGCTATTCCGATGGGGAAATATATTGCACGCGCCTTTTCGCTGGAAGAGACGAAGCTGGACCGGGTGTTCGGCTTTGAGAAAATCATCTATAAGTTATCAGGAATAAAGCTTTCATCGATGACCTGGAAGCAATATGCGCTAGCCGCTTTGCTTTCCAACATCGCGATGTTTGCCATCACCTATCTCGTTGTCAGACTGCAGCATGTTCTGCCGGGAAACCCGAGCGGAATTGCCGCAATGGACCCGTTTTTATCCTTTAATACGATTTCGAGCTTCTTAACGAATACGAACCTTCAGCATTACAGCGGCGAGTCGGGATTATCCTATCTGTCCCAGATGATGGTCATCATGTATTTAATGTTTACGACGCCTGCAACCGGGCTTGCCATCTGTATTGCCTTTTTTAGAGGCCTGACCGGGCAAAAGAGCATGGGGAACTTTTATGTGGACCTCGTGCGTGCCCATACCCGGATCCTTATTCCGCTTTCCATCGTGGTGGGTCTTGTTTTAGTCAGCCAGGGTGTTCCGCAGACATTTAGCGGTACAGTAAACGCTGAAACCCTTGAAGGAGCACAGCAGCAAATTGCCCGCGGGCCGGTTGCGGCACTTGAATCCATTAAGCACTTGGGTACTAACGGCGGAGGATTTTTCGGAGTCAACTCGGCCCATCCTTTTGAAAATCCTAATCCATTTACAAACGTATTGGAAATTCTTTCAATGTTCCTGATTCCCGCATCGCTGCCGTTTGCTTTTGGGCACATGGCGAAAAGCCGCAAGCAGGGGTGGATCCTGTTTGGCTCCATGGGCATCATTTTCCTTGCCTTCCTGGCTACTGCCTATTTTGCTGAAAGCAACGGAAACCCGGCGCTTGCAAACATCGGACTTTCCCAGGAAAACGGAAGTATGGAGGGGAAAGAGGTCCGGTTTGGAATTGCCCAAAGTGCCTTGTTTACAACGGTCACAACGGCGGCTACAACAGGAACCGTCAACAATATGCATGATACGCTGACGCCGCTTGGCGGAATGGTTCCGCTCGGATTGATGATGCTGAACAACATCTTCGGCGGTGACGGTGTCGGTACGATCAATATTCTGATGTATGCGATTCTCGGTGTTTTCCTCGCTGGCCTGATGGTCGGAAGAACGCCGGAATTCCTTGGAAGAAAAATTGAAGCAAAAGAAATGAAGCTGATCGCGATTACGATTCTTGTTCATCCGCTGATCATTCTTGTTCCTTCGGCCATCGCGCTGGCTACTGAAATGGGCTCATCCGCGATTTCCAACTCCGGTTTCCACGGCATTTCACAGGTTGTGTATGAATTCACTTCATCTGCTGCGAACAATGGATCCGGATTTGAGGGCCTTGGCGATAATACACCGTTCTGGAATATCTCCACAGGGATTGTGATGCTGCTTGGACGCTACTTATCCATTATCGCTATGCTTGCTGCGGCCGGGTCGCTTCTCAGCAAAAAGCCGGTGCCTGAAACACTTGGAACATTTAAAACCGATAATTTGACGTTTATGACGATTCTGGTATTCACCGTTATTGTGGTTGGAGCCCTTACATTCTTCCCTGTGCTCGCACTGGGACCGATTGCAGAATGGCTGACGATTGCGAACTAATACAAAGAGAAGAGAAGGAGCAAGATCATGAATACGAAGCGGAAAGCGACGATGACAAATGATATTGTCAAACAGGCTTCAATTGATGCCTTTAAAAAATTAAATCCCATGACGATGGCGAAAAACCCAGTTATGTTCGTAGTGGAAATCGGGTTTATAGTCACCCTTATCCTCACTTTGGCTCCAAGCCTGTTCGGTCCTGGGGAAGGTGCCGGGTATAACGGGATTGTCAGCATCATCCTGTTTATCACCATCCTTTTTGCTAACTTTGCTGAAGCATTAGCGGAAGGCCGGGGAAAGGCGCAGGCCGATTCCCTGAAAAAAACGAAGCAGGATACGAAAGCAAAGCTTCTTCAGAAGGATGGTTCCTATAAGGTTGTCAGCTCGACGGATTTACGGAAAGGCGACCTTGTCCTGGTGGAAGCGAATGAACTGATTCCAAGTGACGGAGAAATCATAGAAGGGGTTTCAGCGATTGATGAATCCGCCATTACCGGTGAGTCAGCGCCTGTCATTAAAGAGTCGGGCGGTGATTTCAGCTCGGTGACGGGCGGAACAAAGGTTATCAGTGATGCGATTAAGATCAGAATTACGACGGATCCCGGGGAATCCTTCCTTGACCGGATGATTGGCCTGGTCGAAGGGGCGAAACGCCAAAAAACACCGAATGAAATTGCGCTGAATACCTTACTTGTCAGCTTAACCCTGATTTTCCTGATTGTTTGCGCGACACTGCTTCCCATCTCGTCTTATGTGGACGCTGCAGTTCCAATCGCGACGCTTGTCGCTTTGCTAGTCTGTCTCATTCCAACGACGATCGGCGGCTTGCTTTCCGCGATCGGGATTGCCGGAATGGACCGTGTCACACAGTTTAATGTCATTGCAATGTCAGGGAAAGCCGTTGAGGCTGCAGGGGACATCAACACCATTATCCTCGATAAAACCGGAACGATTACACACGGAAACCGGATGGCTGCTGACTTTGTAGCCGTTGGGGGGACAAGTAAAACCGAACTGAACAGAGTCGCGATGGAAACCTCTCTTTTCGATGAAACACCGGAAGGCCGCTCCGTGATCGAGCTTGCGAGAAAGCAGGGAGCGGCGGAAGAGAAACGCGATGGCGCTGAAGGGGTCGAGTTTAAAGCGGAAACCCGGATGAGCGGAACGGATTTTGCCGGCGGCCGAAGGGTGAGAAAAGGGGCCGTTGATGCGATTAAGGAATATGTAAAGGAACAGGGCGGAACGATTCCTTCCGATCTTGATGATCAGACGACGATGATTGCAACAGAGGGCGGCACTCCGCTTGCCGTGGCAGACGGAAATCGTATCCTCGGCTTAATTTATTTGAAAGATACCGTGAAACCAGGGATGAGAGAACGCTTTGATGAGCTCCGCAGAATGGGGATAAAAACGGTTATGTGTACAGGGGATAACCCGCTGACAGCCGCGACCATTGCCCGCGAAGCAGGAGTAGATGACTTCATTGCCGAAGCAAAGCCTGAGGATAAAATTGCGGTCATCAAAAAAGAACAAGCGGAAGGAAAACTGGTCGCCATGACCGGGGATGGAACGAATGACGCGCCAGCCCTTGCTCAGGCAGACGTTGGTCTTGCGATGAACAGCGGAACCATTGCTGCAAAGGAAGCAGCCAATATGGTGGACCTAGACTCGGATCCTACGAAAATCATTGAAGTGGTGGCAATCGGCAAACAGCTGCTCATGACCCGTGGAGCACTGACCACTTTCAGTATTGCCAATGACATAGCGAAATATTTTGCTATTATCCCTGCGATGTTTATGCTTGCGATTCCAGAGATGCAGGCGCTGAACATCATGCAGCTTGATTCGCCGCAAAGCGCCATTTTATCAGCTCTGATTTTTAACGCGATTATTATACCGATGCTGATTCCGCTTGCGATGAAAGGCGTTAAATACATTCCGATGAGCGCAACGAAGCTATTGAACCGCAACCTCTTTATTTATGGATTTGGCGGTGTCGTCGCTCCGTTTGTTGGAATTAAACTCATTGATATGATTCTATCTGTATTTTAAATCGAGAGAAAAGGTGAAAATTATGCTTAAAAATTTACGAATTGCCCTAGTGCTTCTTGTCATCTGCGGAATCGTCTATCCCCTTCTTATGACAGGCATTGCACAAGCGGTCATGCCCGCAAAAGCGGATGGAAGTCTGATTGAAAAAGACGGAAAGGTGATCGGCTCTGAGCTGATCGGCCAGACATTTAAAGATCCTTCCTACTTTACCGGGCGTATTTCTTCTATTGAAAACAATGCAGCAGGTTCCGGATCCGGAAACTACGCACCATCCAATGAGGAGATGATTGAGCGGACGAAAAAAGATATCGCAGCGTTCCTGAAGGCGAATCCGGATGTGAAGAAAAGCGACATTCCGGCGGACCTGCTGACCAACTCCGGCTCCGGTCTGGACCCGCACATCTCACCGATGGCTGCAGAAATTCAGATTCCGAGAATCTCCAAGCTTCGCAATCTCGATGAAAACGAGCTGAAGGAAATGGTGAAAAAACATACAGAAGGCCGTCAGTTTGGATTGTTCGGAGAGCCGAGAGTCAATGTTCTGGAACTGAACATGGAACTTAGCAAGGAAAAGTAATGAATAAGGGGGGCGGAAGCGATGGCTGACCAATTTAGACGAAAATCACCTGAGGAACTGCTGGACTCCATTTCCAAGCTCCATCGCGGCCGTCTGAAAATTATTTTAGGAGCGGTCAGCGGTGCGGGAAAAACGTATCATATGCTGCTCGAAGGCCATTCTTTAAAGAAAAAAGGGCTGGACGTTGTGATCGGTGTCGTCGGCAGGGGGGAAAACCGCCCGAAAACAGAAGAGAAAATCGGGACGCTTGAAACGGTTCTTCCCATCCAGTGGCGGCGGGGAGAAAGCATTCGCTATGACTTGGACATGGAGCACCTCATTGAACGGAATCCAGAGGTGGTGCTCGTCGATAATCTGGCCAAAAGAAACCGTCCCGGAGCAGATCATCCGAGCAGACTGGACGATGTCCTCGAGCTGCTTGAGCACGGAATCTCGGTCATCACCACGCTGAACATTTATGAGCTGAGCGGGGCCAGGCAGATCGCCGAAAAGCTCACGGGTTTTAAGGTGAAAATTGAGGAATGCCTGCCGGAGGATACATTAACCCGGGCAGACGAAGTCAAGCTTCTTGATGTTCCTCCCGAAGCGATTTTAAAAAGGCTTCAGGAGGGATGTCCGGAAGGTCTGTACGGGGAACTGTTCAGCCAGGGGAGCCTGAGTGCATTGCGTGAGCTGTCCCTTCGTTTTTTGGCAGGCGAAGTAGGAGAGGATCTTGAGGAATACCGGGAAAAACAAGGGCTGATCGGAGCCTCCGGTGCCTCGGAGCGGATCCTCGTTACTGCGCAGTATCACTGGAACGGCTCCATCTTAATCAGAAGAGGCCACCAGATTGCCAAACGGCTCGGCGGAACCCTGAATGTTGTTTGCTTTATCCCGCACAACCGGTCCATCACCTCGGAACAGGCAGCCTTTAAACGGTCGA is a window encoding:
- a CDS encoding phospho-sugar mutase; protein product: MNWTQSYERWKNQTNLDPELLDLLVSFKDDEKQLEDCFYKDLEFGTGGMRGEIGPGTNRMNIYTVRKASEGLAKYIESFGEEAKKRGVAIAYDSRHKSPEFAMEAAKTLATHGIQTYVFDELRPTPELSFAVRELNAFSGIVLTASHNPPEYNGYKVYGEDGGQLPPAAADEVIAKVNELEDELSIEVKDESSLKEAGLIKIIGEEIDVKYTEKLTSISVNPDLSKEVDVKVVFTPLHGTANKPVRRGLAALGYENVTIVKEQELPDPDFSTVKSPNPEEHAAFELAIRDGEAAGADILIATDPDADRLGIAVKNEEDEYVVLTGNQTGAILLHYLLSEKKAKGILPENGIVLKTIVTSEIGREVASSFGLETLDTLTGFKFIGEKIREYEESGEYTFQFGYEESYGYLIGDFARDKDAIQAALLAVEVCAFYKKKGMTLYQGLLEIFAQYGYFKEGLKSLTLKGKEGAEQIQDILAAFRSNPPAEIAGKKVTIIEDYKTSERQRNDSGEKEQIDLPKSNVLKYFLEDGTWFCLRPSGTEPKIKFYFAVKGTSLEDAEQRLAHVEQSVMETVEEIIGNKAGK
- a CDS encoding DUF2294 domain-containing protein, with product MPYTTKKKLEADVSEALIKFQRELIGRGPQEAKTYIMRDMVITRFKGVMTVEEKHLVERDDGRKLVKHMRQLLREMYSEKYEEIIEGLTGCKVLSSHSDISTKTGERIEMFIMDQDLERLMESASACSSQGE
- the kdpA gene encoding potassium-transporting ATPase subunit KdpA, producing MDFVQIGVVLLLVVLLAIPMGKYIARAFSLEETKLDRVFGFEKIIYKLSGIKLSSMTWKQYALAALLSNIAMFAITYLVVRLQHVLPGNPSGIAAMDPFLSFNTISSFLTNTNLQHYSGESGLSYLSQMMVIMYLMFTTPATGLAICIAFFRGLTGQKSMGNFYVDLVRAHTRILIPLSIVVGLVLVSQGVPQTFSGTVNAETLEGAQQQIARGPVAALESIKHLGTNGGGFFGVNSAHPFENPNPFTNVLEILSMFLIPASLPFAFGHMAKSRKQGWILFGSMGIIFLAFLATAYFAESNGNPALANIGLSQENGSMEGKEVRFGIAQSALFTTVTTAATTGTVNNMHDTLTPLGGMVPLGLMMLNNIFGGDGVGTINILMYAILGVFLAGLMVGRTPEFLGRKIEAKEMKLIAITILVHPLIILVPSAIALATEMGSSAISNSGFHGISQVVYEFTSSAANNGSGFEGLGDNTPFWNISTGIVMLLGRYLSIIAMLAAAGSLLSKKPVPETLGTFKTDNLTFMTILVFTVIVVGALTFFPVLALGPIAEWLTIAN
- the kdpB gene encoding potassium-transporting ATPase subunit KdpB; the protein is MNTKRKATMTNDIVKQASIDAFKKLNPMTMAKNPVMFVVEIGFIVTLILTLAPSLFGPGEGAGYNGIVSIILFITILFANFAEALAEGRGKAQADSLKKTKQDTKAKLLQKDGSYKVVSSTDLRKGDLVLVEANELIPSDGEIIEGVSAIDESAITGESAPVIKESGGDFSSVTGGTKVISDAIKIRITTDPGESFLDRMIGLVEGAKRQKTPNEIALNTLLVSLTLIFLIVCATLLPISSYVDAAVPIATLVALLVCLIPTTIGGLLSAIGIAGMDRVTQFNVIAMSGKAVEAAGDINTIILDKTGTITHGNRMAADFVAVGGTSKTELNRVAMETSLFDETPEGRSVIELARKQGAAEEKRDGAEGVEFKAETRMSGTDFAGGRRVRKGAVDAIKEYVKEQGGTIPSDLDDQTTMIATEGGTPLAVADGNRILGLIYLKDTVKPGMRERFDELRRMGIKTVMCTGDNPLTAATIAREAGVDDFIAEAKPEDKIAVIKKEQAEGKLVAMTGDGTNDAPALAQADVGLAMNSGTIAAKEAANMVDLDSDPTKIIEVVAIGKQLLMTRGALTTFSIANDIAKYFAIIPAMFMLAIPEMQALNIMQLDSPQSAILSALIFNAIIIPMLIPLAMKGVKYIPMSATKLLNRNLFIYGFGGVVAPFVGIKLIDMILSVF
- the kdpC gene encoding potassium-transporting ATPase subunit KdpC — encoded protein: MLKNLRIALVLLVICGIVYPLLMTGIAQAVMPAKADGSLIEKDGKVIGSELIGQTFKDPSYFTGRISSIENNAAGSGSGNYAPSNEEMIERTKKDIAAFLKANPDVKKSDIPADLLTNSGSGLDPHISPMAAEIQIPRISKLRNLDENELKEMVKKHTEGRQFGLFGEPRVNVLELNMELSKEK